A genomic window from Candidatus Andeanibacterium colombiense includes:
- a CDS encoding S41 family peptidase has translation MIRTIQADYVFPDRTPALVDRLNRGLVSDRYNITDPWTFAARVTEDLREASQDKHMYLDYAPQDYAAAVADERNGALTETGELAALHARQAARTHHGLADMSILPGNIRYLKITGFEWVDDQTGAAYDDAMRFLRGGDAVIVDLRGNGGGSHAAVRYLLSHFMDGDQLDMTFLQQGTAPEQSRTLDYLPAGRLKGKPLFVLIDSRVGSAAEAFAYDVQQFKLGTLIGEKTAGAANNNSFTPVAPGFMLSASFGRPVHPVSGGNWEGVGVQPDVPVDPVQALPTAEVVALKTLVTRTDADPGDLAEWAWALPIVEAQLHPVPVPQANLVPFAGQYGERKIAIESGKLVFSDRDGVAHRLAPLTNDGWFNVEGYDDQLRIRFIRDAMEMQWSDEPYPTTVPRNVEQ, from the coding sequence ATGATACGAACCATCCAGGCGGACTATGTCTTCCCCGATCGGACCCCCGCCCTCGTTGACCGCCTGAACCGCGGCTTGGTGTCGGACCGCTATAACATCACCGACCCGTGGACCTTCGCCGCGCGCGTTACCGAGGATTTGCGGGAGGCTAGCCAGGACAAGCATATGTATCTGGACTACGCACCGCAGGATTATGCCGCAGCGGTTGCAGACGAACGCAACGGAGCCCTGACGGAAACAGGCGAGTTGGCAGCGTTACACGCAAGGCAGGCGGCACGCACCCATCACGGGTTGGCAGATATGAGCATCCTGCCGGGAAACATACGGTACCTGAAGATCACTGGCTTCGAATGGGTCGATGATCAGACGGGCGCCGCGTATGACGATGCCATGCGTTTTCTGCGCGGCGGGGACGCGGTCATCGTTGACTTGCGAGGCAACGGAGGGGGCTCTCATGCTGCGGTCAGATACCTGCTGAGCCACTTCATGGATGGCGACCAGCTGGATATGACTTTCCTGCAGCAGGGCACTGCGCCGGAACAATCACGCACTCTTGATTACCTTCCGGCCGGCCGCCTGAAGGGTAAACCATTGTTTGTGCTGATTGACAGCCGGGTCGGGTCCGCGGCGGAAGCCTTCGCCTACGATGTACAGCAGTTCAAACTTGGGACGCTGATCGGCGAGAAAACCGCCGGTGCAGCCAACAACAACAGCTTCACGCCGGTGGCACCCGGGTTCATGCTCAGTGCGTCGTTTGGTCGTCCGGTCCACCCCGTGTCGGGTGGCAACTGGGAAGGCGTGGGCGTGCAACCGGACGTCCCTGTGGATCCTGTCCAAGCTTTGCCAACTGCCGAGGTGGTTGCTCTGAAGACGCTTGTGACTCGTACTGATGCTGATCCCGGTGACCTTGCAGAGTGGGCTTGGGCGCTGCCCATCGTCGAAGCCCAGCTTCATCCCGTGCCTGTCCCACAGGCAAATTTGGTTCCTTTTGCCGGGCAGTACGGCGAACGCAAAATAGCGATTGAAAGCGGCAAACTTGTTTTCTCCGACCGCGACGGCGTGGCCCATCGGTTGGCCCCTTTGACCAATGATGGCTGGTTCAACGTCGAAGGCTACGACGATCAGCTGCGCATCCGCTTTATCAGGGACGCAATGGAGATGCAGTGGAGCGATGAACCCTATCCCACCACTGTCCCGCGCAATGTGGAGCAGTAG
- a CDS encoding alpha/beta hydrolase: protein MINTRHLVDPEIAAMLDMPDIEITSETLAAVRANPLFSTEGLPPPLFPATQAWAKVPGGPDVRLVVINPPSQRSKRAAILHIHGGGMVVGTADTAGMTRQLMALEHDCVIVSVEYRLAPETPFPGPQEDTYAALLWLAEHAGELGVDPARIVVFGESAGGGLAASLALMARDRAGPKLAGQVLIYPMLDWRTGGPDDQWQNAHTGEFIWTRDKNRFGWESLRGDYEPSDERKGWFSPALAEDLTGLPPTYMITGALDLFLDEDLDYARRLIDAGVQTELHVYPGAIHAFEIVPGTALQAQAAMDLRRGLERLFG from the coding sequence ATGATCAACACCCGTCACCTCGTCGATCCCGAAATCGCGGCGATGCTCGACATGCCCGATATCGAGATCACGTCGGAAACGCTTGCCGCTGTCCGCGCCAACCCGCTGTTTTCGACCGAGGGGCTCCCGCCGCCGCTGTTCCCTGCCACCCAGGCCTGGGCCAAGGTCCCGGGCGGGCCGGATGTCAGACTGGTGGTGATCAACCCGCCGTCGCAGCGCAGCAAGCGCGCGGCGATCCTGCATATCCACGGCGGCGGGATGGTGGTCGGCACGGCCGATACCGCCGGCATGACCAGGCAGCTGATGGCGCTGGAGCACGACTGCGTGATCGTCTCGGTCGAATACCGCCTCGCGCCCGAGACGCCGTTCCCCGGCCCGCAGGAGGACACTTACGCCGCGCTGCTGTGGCTGGCCGAGCATGCCGGGGAACTCGGGGTCGATCCGGCGCGGATTGTGGTGTTCGGCGAAAGCGCCGGCGGCGGGCTTGCCGCCAGCCTCGCGCTGATGGCGCGCGATCGTGCCGGCCCGAAGCTCGCCGGCCAGGTGCTGATCTATCCGATGCTCGACTGGCGGACCGGCGGTCCGGATGACCAATGGCAGAACGCCCATACCGGCGAATTCATCTGGACCCGCGACAAGAACCGCTTCGGCTGGGAGAGTTTGCGGGGCGACTACGAGCCGTCCGACGAGCGCAAGGGCTGGTTCTCGCCCGCGCTGGCGGAAGATCTGACGGGCCTGCCGCCGACCTACATGATTACCGGCGCGCTCGACCTGTTCCTCGACGAGGACCTCGATTACGCCCGCCGCCTGATCGACGCGGGCGTGCAGACCGAACTCCACGTCTATCCGGGCGCGATCCATGCGTTCGAGATTGTGCCCGGCACCGCGCTGCAGGCACAGGCGGCGATGGATCTGCGGCGCGGGTTGGAGCGATTGTTCGGCTAG
- a CDS encoding glutathione S-transferase family protein, with product MITIYHIPRTRSIRIVWLMEELGEEYRIERLSMPVPAEYLEISPTGLVPAIDDGDIRMIGSIAILQYLTGRRLMAGDAAAKALTVGPQPDPAAYAEHLQLLHFGEADIATPVSAIFRTQLMAKDGDPVNPTYDYLIGAVGKRLAWIEDLLDDGRTWATGENFTIADISLFYGISRLEVSRLGHLLTPNLAAYLGRLQARPAYLRAIEV from the coding sequence ATGATCACCATCTACCACATCCCCCGCACCCGTTCGATCCGCATCGTCTGGCTGATGGAGGAACTCGGCGAGGAGTACCGGATCGAGCGGCTCAGCATGCCGGTGCCGGCCGAATATCTCGAGATCAGCCCGACCGGGCTGGTCCCGGCGATCGATGATGGCGACATCCGCATGATCGGGTCGATCGCGATCCTGCAATATCTCACCGGCCGCCGGCTGATGGCGGGCGACGCGGCAGCCAAGGCGCTGACGGTCGGCCCGCAGCCCGATCCCGCCGCCTATGCCGAACACCTCCAGCTGCTCCATTTCGGCGAGGCCGACATCGCGACCCCGGTCAGCGCGATCTTCCGCACCCAGCTGATGGCGAAGGACGGCGATCCGGTGAACCCGACCTACGATTACCTGATCGGCGCGGTCGGCAAGCGGCTCGCGTGGATCGAGGATCTGCTCGACGATGGGCGGACCTGGGCGACCGGCGAGAACTTCACCATCGCCGACATCTCGCTGTTCTACGGGATCAGCCGGCTCGAAGTGAGCCGGCTCGGCCATCTGCTCACCCCTAACCTCGCCGCCTATCTCGGCCGGCTGCAGGCGCGTCCGGCCTATCTGCGCGCGATCGAGGTTTAG
- the acs gene encoding acetate--CoA ligase, producing MSEVSLHPVPAEWAEKALINAEGYALKYRFSVDNPEGFWRGEAQRIDWIKPFTTVKNTSFDRQDFGIKWFEDGTLNLSANCLDRHLEKNGETVAIIFEPDDPAAPNRFITYRELYQDTCRFANAMRSLGVKKGDRVTIYLPMIPEAAVAMLACARIGAVHSVVFGGFSPEALGSRIDDCASTFVITSDGGLRGGRHTDLKANVDEALEHHAQGVETVIVIKATGAEVSMTEGRDIWWHDAISGQSAECAPEEMNAEDPLFILYTSGSTGKPKGVLHTTGGYAVWASMTHEYVFDYRAGDIYWCAADIGWVTGHTYIVYGPLANGATSLMFGGVPNWPDFSRFWQVVDKYRVNQFYAAPTALRALMREGDEWVKKTSRKSLKVLGSVGEPINPEAWEWYYQVVGDSRCPIVDTWWQTETGGHMITPLPGATALKPGSASLPMFGVQPALVDPEKGTILEGAAEGALVITDSWPGQMRTVYGDHERFFQTYFSTYKGFYFTGDGCRRDEDGYYWITGRIDDVINVSGHRMGTAEVESALVLYHDVAEAAVVGFPHDIKGQGIYAYVTLNAGVEPSEALRKELVAWVRKEIGPIATPDVIQFAPGLPKTRSGKIMRRILRKIAENDTGNLGDISTLADPGVVEDLLANRPGG from the coding sequence ATGTCCGAAGTATCCCTCCACCCGGTGCCCGCCGAATGGGCCGAAAAGGCGCTGATAAACGCCGAGGGATATGCGCTCAAATATCGCTTCTCGGTCGATAACCCCGAAGGCTTCTGGCGCGGCGAGGCGCAGCGGATCGACTGGATCAAGCCCTTCACCACGGTCAAGAACACCAGCTTCGACAGGCAGGATTTCGGGATCAAATGGTTCGAGGACGGCACGCTGAACCTCAGCGCCAATTGTCTCGACCGGCATCTGGAAAAAAATGGCGAGACCGTCGCGATAATCTTCGAGCCCGACGATCCCGCGGCACCCAACCGTTTCATCACCTACCGCGAACTCTATCAGGACACCTGCCGCTTCGCCAATGCGATGCGCAGCCTCGGGGTCAAGAAGGGCGACCGGGTCACGATCTATCTGCCGATGATCCCCGAAGCGGCGGTGGCAATGCTCGCCTGCGCGCGGATCGGCGCGGTCCATTCGGTGGTGTTCGGCGGCTTCAGTCCCGAAGCGCTGGGCAGCCGGATCGACGATTGTGCAAGCACCTTCGTGATCACCTCTGACGGCGGCCTGCGCGGCGGGCGGCACACCGACCTCAAGGCGAATGTCGACGAAGCGCTGGAACACCATGCGCAAGGGGTGGAGACGGTCATCGTGATCAAGGCCACCGGCGCCGAGGTGAGCATGACCGAAGGGCGCGACATCTGGTGGCACGATGCGATTTCGGGCCAGAGCGCGGAGTGCGCGCCGGAGGAAATGAACGCGGAAGACCCGCTGTTCATCCTCTACACCTCGGGCTCCACCGGCAAGCCCAAGGGCGTACTGCACACCACCGGCGGCTATGCGGTGTGGGCCAGCATGACGCATGAATATGTGTTCGATTACCGGGCCGGCGACATCTATTGGTGCGCCGCCGATATCGGCTGGGTCACCGGCCACACCTATATCGTTTACGGCCCGCTGGCGAACGGGGCGACCAGCCTGATGTTCGGCGGCGTGCCCAACTGGCCGGATTTCAGCCGCTTCTGGCAGGTGGTCGACAAATACCGCGTCAACCAGTTCTACGCCGCCCCCACCGCCCTGCGCGCGCTGATGCGCGAAGGCGACGAATGGGTCAAAAAAACCAGCCGCAAGAGCCTGAAAGTGCTCGGCTCGGTCGGCGAGCCGATCAATCCCGAGGCATGGGAATGGTATTACCAGGTGGTCGGCGACAGCCGCTGCCCGATCGTCGATACCTGGTGGCAGACCGAGACCGGGGGACACATGATCACCCCCCTCCCCGGCGCGACCGCGCTCAAGCCCGGCAGCGCCTCGCTGCCGATGTTCGGCGTCCAGCCCGCGCTGGTCGATCCGGAAAAGGGCACCATCCTCGAAGGCGCGGCCGAAGGCGCGCTGGTCATCACCGACAGCTGGCCCGGCCAGATGCGCACCGTCTACGGCGATCACGAGCGGTTCTTCCAGACCTATTTCAGCACCTACAAGGGCTTCTACTTCACCGGCGACGGCTGCCGCCGCGACGAGGACGGCTATTACTGGATCACCGGGCGAATCGACGACGTGATCAACGTCAGCGGCCACCGCATGGGCACCGCCGAGGTCGAAAGCGCGCTGGTACTGTACCATGATGTAGCCGAAGCCGCGGTGGTCGGCTTCCCGCACGACATCAAGGGCCAGGGCATCTACGCCTATGTCACCCTCAACGCCGGGGTCGAGCCGAGCGAGGCGCTGCGCAAGGAACTGGTCGCCTGGGTCCGCAAGGAAATCGGCCCGATCGCCACCCCCGACGTGATCCAGTTCGCGCCAGGCCTGCCCAAGACCCGCAGCGGCAAGATCATGCGGCGGATTTTGCGCAAGATCGCGGAGAACGACACGGGGAATTTGGGGGATATTTCGACGCTGGCGGACCCGGGGGTGGTGGAGGATTTGCTGGCGAACAGGCCGGGTGGCTAG
- a CDS encoding MarR family transcriptional regulator gives MLVPHATLGTLLRRLIEELDGAVDESYKRAGLDYRARFTPVVKALSLSGPLPLRVLAERATVSHSATSQTVSQMAKMGLVSTAPGTDGRERMVSLTPYALKILPELEACWKATEAAARTLDADLGQPVAEVLISLLDALKKRPFLDRILKSRTASEDLA, from the coding sequence ATGCTCGTTCCGCACGCCACCCTTGGCACCCTTTTACGCCGCCTTATCGAGGAACTCGATGGCGCAGTGGATGAGAGCTACAAGCGTGCAGGATTGGACTATCGGGCGCGATTTACGCCCGTAGTGAAAGCATTGTCCCTGAGCGGTCCGTTGCCTTTGCGGGTCCTCGCGGAACGAGCAACTGTAAGCCATTCGGCTACCAGCCAAACCGTTTCGCAGATGGCAAAAATGGGTCTGGTGTCGACAGCGCCTGGCACAGACGGTCGCGAACGAATGGTTTCGCTAACCCCCTATGCACTCAAGATTTTGCCCGAGTTGGAAGCGTGCTGGAAGGCAACCGAAGCTGCTGCGCGCACGCTTGATGCTGACCTGGGCCAACCCGTTGCTGAAGTTCTGATCAGCCTGCTCGACGCGCTGAAGAAGCGTCCGTTTCTCGATCGTATTTTGAAAAGTAGGACTGCCTCGGAGGACTTGGCGTGA
- a CDS encoding PQQ-binding-like beta-propeller repeat protein produces the protein MSIGRAAAFLLFLSLLPGAASAAPETMPGLPEIQQPYSELPQTASFPVAKLDADWVAIAPDAVWVAGKGPDVVVRIDPAANAETATVALPGAACAGLAFGFGSLWVPICGTDAYSVVRIDGASGRIVATLPMGPPAEGGIAAGKDAVWFVVDGTTLVAIDPATNQPVHRTAIAGGSQVPIVEGDTVWVSSTDHDLVTAVDARSGNVIGTTATGSKPHFLAAGDGSIWTLNQGDGTVTRIDAGTRQVTATIPLGLPRKGGDIAYDHGVLAVTQVGVPLTVIDANTDSPLVQWVGPGGDSLRLGHGSIWLTDYLNGTLVRIEPQAAARGKPRR, from the coding sequence ATGAGCATCGGGCGCGCAGCGGCGTTTCTCCTCTTCCTGTCGCTTCTGCCCGGCGCGGCCAGCGCCGCGCCGGAGACGATGCCCGGGCTGCCCGAGATACAGCAGCCCTATTCCGAGCTTCCGCAGACCGCGAGTTTTCCGGTCGCGAAGCTCGATGCCGACTGGGTCGCGATAGCGCCCGACGCGGTGTGGGTCGCGGGCAAGGGCCCCGACGTCGTCGTCCGCATCGATCCGGCCGCGAATGCCGAAACCGCCACGGTCGCCCTGCCCGGCGCCGCCTGTGCGGGGCTCGCGTTCGGCTTCGGCAGCCTGTGGGTCCCGATCTGCGGAACGGACGCCTATTCGGTGGTGCGGATCGACGGCGCCAGCGGCCGCATTGTCGCAACGCTGCCGATGGGCCCGCCTGCGGAGGGCGGGATCGCGGCGGGCAAGGATGCGGTGTGGTTCGTCGTAGACGGCACCACGCTGGTCGCGATCGATCCGGCGACGAACCAGCCCGTCCATCGTACCGCGATCGCCGGCGGCTCGCAGGTCCCGATCGTCGAGGGCGATACAGTGTGGGTCAGCAGCACCGACCACGATCTCGTCACCGCGGTCGATGCGCGTAGCGGCAACGTGATCGGCACGACCGCGACCGGCTCGAAGCCGCATTTCCTCGCCGCGGGCGACGGCTCGATCTGGACGCTCAACCAGGGCGACGGCACGGTGACCCGGATCGACGCCGGCACCCGTCAGGTCACCGCGACGATCCCGCTCGGCCTGCCGCGCAAGGGCGGCGACATCGCCTACGATCATGGCGTGCTGGCGGTGACGCAGGTCGGCGTGCCGCTGACCGTGATCGATGCAAACACCGATAGCCCGCTGGTCCAGTGGGTCGGCCCCGGCGGCGACTCCCTGCGCCTCGGGCACGGCTCGATCTGGCTGACCGATTATTTGAACGGCACGCTGGTCCGGATCGAACCGCAGGCGGCGGCGCGCGGAAAGCCGCGCCGATAA
- a CDS encoding class III extradiol dioxygenase subunit beta, with amino-acid sequence MARITAGIATSHVPAIGAAIDLGKTGDDYWAPVFAGYEWAKEWIKHNTPDVVILVYNDHASAMMLDIVPTFALGFAEEFEPADEGWGARPVPTVINDTDLAGHIAEQLVLDEFDITIMNDIKVDHGLTVPLSLMFGQPSEWPCKVIPLAVNVTQFPTPSGERCWQLGAAIRDAVMSYPEDLNVQVWGTGGMSHQLQGPRAGLINPEFDNAFLDNLTAHTTALRHITRLEYLRQAGTEGIELIMWLIMRAAMGKSVEELHRFYHVPASNTAVGHIVLKPLD; translated from the coding sequence GTGGCACGCATCACCGCTGGCATCGCGACCAGCCATGTCCCCGCGATCGGCGCCGCGATCGACCTGGGCAAGACCGGGGACGATTACTGGGCACCAGTCTTCGCCGGTTACGAATGGGCGAAGGAATGGATCAAGCACAACACGCCCGACGTGGTGATCCTGGTCTATAACGATCACGCCTCGGCGATGATGCTCGACATCGTCCCGACCTTTGCGCTGGGCTTCGCCGAAGAGTTCGAACCGGCCGACGAAGGCTGGGGCGCGCGCCCGGTGCCGACCGTGATCAACGACACCGATCTTGCCGGCCATATCGCCGAGCAATTGGTGCTCGATGAATTCGACATCACCATCATGAACGACATCAAGGTCGATCACGGCCTGACCGTGCCGCTGAGCCTGATGTTCGGCCAGCCGAGCGAATGGCCGTGCAAGGTGATCCCGCTGGCGGTCAACGTGACCCAGTTCCCGACCCCGTCGGGCGAACGCTGCTGGCAGCTTGGCGCGGCGATCCGCGATGCGGTGATGTCCTATCCGGAAGACCTCAACGTCCAGGTCTGGGGCACCGGCGGCATGAGCCACCAGCTCCAGGGGCCGCGCGCCGGGCTGATCAATCCCGAGTTTGACAACGCCTTCCTCGACAATCTCACCGCCCACACCACCGCGCTGCGCCACATCACCCGCCTAGAATATCTCCGCCAGGCGGGGACCGAAGGGATCGAACTGATCATGTGGCTGATCATGCGCGCGGCGATGGGCAAGAGCGTGGAGGAACTGCACCGCTTCTACCACGTGCCGGCGTCGAACACCGCGGTCGGCCATATCGTGCTCAAACCGCTGGACTAA
- the ligA gene encoding protocatechuate 4,5-dioxygenase subunit alpha → MRHRLYPLEDLEDIPGTTVFTAKRSRQAYHLHKFCMSLMDAANRDAFRDDERAYLDRFRMSEEQKQAVLHRDFSRLIDLGGNIYFLVKLSNTDGWSAQKAVGSMTDLTPDEYAAMMRAGGRSPEGQRSIRDNKDKQ, encoded by the coding sequence ATGCGTCACCGTCTCTACCCGCTCGAAGATCTCGAGGACATTCCGGGCACCACCGTGTTCACCGCCAAGCGCTCGCGCCAGGCGTACCATCTCCACAAGTTCTGCATGTCGCTGATGGACGCCGCGAACCGCGACGCCTTCCGCGACGACGAGCGCGCCTATCTCGACCGGTTCCGGATGAGCGAGGAGCAGAAGCAGGCGGTGCTCCACCGCGATTTCAGCCGGTTGATCGATCTCGGCGGGAATATCTATTTCCTCGTCAAGCTCAGCAACACCGATGGCTGGAGTGCGCAGAAGGCGGTCGGTTCGATGACCGACCTGACGCCCGACGAATATGCCGCGATGATGCGCGCCGGGGGCCGCAGCCCCGAAGGACAGCGCTCGATCCGGGACAACAAGGACAAGCAATAG